In Iodobacter fluviatilis, one DNA window encodes the following:
- a CDS encoding c-type cytochrome, which produces MNLLQQSAFVLSIGMLSGYSFAADGMALAQKNNCLACHSVDKKIVGPSYKDVALKYKGNAGALNMLMTKVKNGGGGVWGSMPMPPNPQINPEDMKTIVSWVLKQK; this is translated from the coding sequence ATGAACTTACTCCAACAAAGCGCATTCGTTTTATCAATCGGCATGCTGTCGGGCTACTCTTTTGCTGCAGATGGCATGGCACTGGCGCAAAAAAACAATTGCTTGGCCTGTCACTCGGTGGACAAAAAAATAGTCGGCCCTTCTTATAAAGACGTCGCGCTTAAATATAAAGGCAATGCTGGCGCTTTAAATATGCTGATGACCAAAGTAAAAAATGGCGGCGGTGGCGTATGGGGATCAATGCCTATGCCCCCTAATCCACAAATTAATCCAGAAGATATGAAAACGATTGTGAGCTGGGTTTTAAAACAAAAATAA
- a CDS encoding extracellular solute-binding protein — protein sequence MKRLVLASLLAATSLAHAESVTLYSARNEQLLKPLLDAFTKETGIEVKLLTDKEGPLLERLRAEAQNTSADALITVDAGNLWQASKMGLLKSIQSNTLNDNIPAHLRDPKGEWYGLSVRARTMFFNKNKVKATDLSSYEDLANPKWKGKLCLRTSKKVYNQSLVGMMIAQYGEPKTEKIVRGWVDNLATDVFQDDTAMLKAIAAGQCDVGIANTYYFGRLIEAQPNLPVSIFWANQQAEGVHVNVSGAGVTRYAKNQAGAIKLLEWLSSDKAQNLYADKDMEFPANPKIKASPLVASWGPFKSNVINVSKAGELQSTAVRLMDRAGYR from the coding sequence GTGAAGCGTCTTGTACTTGCCTCCCTGCTTGCTGCTACCTCTCTTGCTCATGCTGAAAGCGTAACTTTGTATTCGGCCCGCAATGAACAGCTCTTAAAGCCTTTACTGGATGCATTCACGAAAGAAACGGGCATTGAAGTAAAGCTGCTTACCGATAAAGAAGGCCCTTTACTTGAGCGTCTGCGTGCAGAAGCGCAAAACACCTCGGCGGATGCCCTGATTACCGTGGATGCAGGTAATTTGTGGCAGGCTTCCAAAATGGGGCTGTTGAAATCGATTCAATCCAATACCTTAAATGACAATATCCCAGCGCATTTACGCGATCCCAAAGGCGAATGGTATGGCCTGTCGGTACGCGCCCGGACGATGTTCTTTAATAAGAACAAAGTAAAAGCCACCGATTTATCCAGCTATGAAGATCTGGCAAATCCAAAGTGGAAAGGCAAGCTGTGCCTGCGTACATCTAAAAAAGTGTACAACCAGTCTTTGGTGGGCATGATGATTGCCCAGTATGGCGAGCCTAAAACCGAGAAAATCGTCCGTGGCTGGGTAGATAACCTAGCGACCGATGTGTTCCAGGACGATACCGCCATGCTAAAAGCGATTGCAGCGGGCCAGTGTGATGTGGGTATTGCTAATACTTATTACTTTGGCCGCCTGATTGAGGCGCAGCCTAATTTACCAGTCAGTATTTTCTGGGCAAACCAGCAGGCTGAAGGCGTGCATGTGAATGTGTCTGGCGCGGGGGTTACGCGTTATGCTAAAAATCAGGCAGGTGCGATTAAGCTGCTTGAATGGCTGTCATCAGATAAAGCGCAAAATCTTTACGCAGATAAAGATATGGAATTCCCGGCTAATCCAAAAATTAAGGCTTCCCCTCTGGTTGCAAGCTGGGGGCCGTTTAAATCCAATGTGATTAATGTATCTAAAGCGGGTGAGCTGCAATCAACGGCGGTCCGTCTGATGGACAGAGCCGGTTATCGCTAA
- a CDS encoding ABC transporter permease translates to MMQKLFSKGSLYTLPIALLTLIPLLVVLSSFLHPQPEVWQHLSEYVLPRVLKNTAVLMLGVTAGVLLLGVSLAWLTAVCDFPFRRFFAWSLMLPLAMPAYVLAFVQVGLLDFTGPVQTLLRAWTGDSSWFPRIRSTGGVILVLTLAFYPYVYLLARNAFLTQGKRGIEAAQMLGMSRRMAFFRVSLPMARPWLIGGVLLVLMETLADFGTVSIFNYDTFTTAIYQSWFSLFNLPAASQLASILVLFVLGLALAEQWGRGRRHYAVRGGSAERIILRGAGRYLALAWCSVVLLIAFVIPFIQLLVWVKSVWAIDFDERYPWFILRSIAIGGMAALLVTGLGLILVYAQRRYHETRWLVRIATLGYAVPGTVLAVGVFIPIAWLDNLLIPFLAYFGIVTTQVLKGTLAVMLLALAARFMAVAFAPIDTAMQRITRNQEDAARSLGLSSKQVLRRVHLPLLRGGLLTALLIAFVDVMKEMPITLMTRPFGWDTLAVRVFEMTSEGMWERAALPSFFIVLMGLIPVILLVRKTED, encoded by the coding sequence ATGATGCAAAAATTGTTTTCTAAAGGGTCGCTGTACACGCTGCCGATCGCTTTACTGACCCTTATCCCCCTGCTGGTGGTGTTGTCTTCCTTTCTGCATCCGCAGCCAGAAGTCTGGCAGCATCTTTCCGAATATGTTTTGCCCCGTGTTCTTAAAAACACCGCTGTTTTAATGCTGGGCGTAACGGCAGGTGTGTTGCTGCTGGGCGTTTCTCTTGCATGGCTCACAGCTGTCTGTGATTTCCCTTTCCGGCGGTTTTTTGCTTGGAGCCTGATGCTGCCGCTGGCCATGCCTGCCTATGTGCTGGCTTTTGTGCAGGTGGGCCTGCTGGATTTTACCGGGCCGGTGCAAACACTATTAAGGGCGTGGACAGGGGATTCGTCTTGGTTTCCGCGTATCCGCTCAACTGGCGGGGTGATTCTGGTGCTTACCCTGGCGTTTTATCCCTATGTTTATTTGCTGGCAAGAAACGCGTTTTTAACCCAGGGCAAGCGCGGAATAGAGGCTGCGCAAATGCTGGGTATGTCCAGACGTATGGCGTTTTTTAGGGTGTCTTTACCTATGGCGCGCCCTTGGCTGATTGGCGGAGTGCTCTTGGTGCTGATGGAAACGCTGGCCGATTTTGGCACGGTTTCTATTTTTAATTACGACACCTTTACCACCGCGATTTATCAATCATGGTTCTCTTTGTTTAATTTGCCTGCTGCATCACAGCTGGCATCCATTCTGGTGCTGTTTGTACTGGGGCTGGCCTTGGCCGAGCAATGGGGGCGTGGCCGCAGGCATTATGCGGTGCGCGGCGGATCGGCAGAGCGGATTATTTTGCGCGGAGCAGGGCGCTATCTGGCGCTGGCCTGGTGCAGCGTGGTGCTGCTTATTGCGTTTGTGATTCCTTTTATTCAGCTGCTGGTTTGGGTAAAAAGCGTGTGGGCGATTGATTTTGACGAGCGCTACCCTTGGTTTATTTTGCGCTCGATTGCCATTGGCGGGATGGCGGCATTGCTGGTCACGGGTTTGGGCCTGATCTTGGTTTATGCGCAGCGCCGCTACCATGAGACACGTTGGCTGGTCCGCATTGCTACGCTGGGCTATGCCGTGCCGGGTACGGTGCTGGCGGTGGGGGTGTTTATTCCGATTGCCTGGCTGGATAATCTGTTAATCCCTTTTCTGGCTTACTTTGGCATTGTGACGACGCAAGTTTTAAAAGGCACTCTGGCGGTGATGTTGCTGGCGCTGGCCGCGCGTTTTATGGCTGTGGCTTTTGCGCCCATCGATACCGCCATGCAGCGGATTACCCGTAATCAGGAAGACGCCGCCCGATCTTTAGGCTTGTCATCAAAGCAGGTATTAAGACGCGTGCATTTGCCGCTGCTGCGTGGCGGTCTGCTAACGGCCTTACTGATTGCCTTTGTCGATGTAATGAAAGAAATGCCCATTACCCTGATGACCCGCCCCTTTGGCTGGGACACTTTGGCGGTGCGTGTATTTGAAATGACTTCGGAAGGTATGTGGGAGCGCGCAGCCCTGCCGAGTTTCTTTATTGTGTTAATGGGCCTGATTCCGGTCATTCTGCTGGTCAGAAAAACGGAAGACTGA
- a CDS encoding ABC transporter ATP-binding protein, whose amino-acid sequence MLKISDLAIRLGGRTVVDNLSLHLQVGEIGCLLGASGCGKTTVLRAIAGFEKPAAGEMTLAGHKVSSAAKMLPPEQRQIGMVFQDYALFPHLTVAGNIAFGLRGESKTEQDKRVADALQLVGLGHVEHRYPHELSGGQQQRVALARALAPRPQLLLLDEPFSNLDVELRERLGQEVRAILKAAGMTAILVTHDQREAFAVADKVGVMAEGKIRQWATPYDLYHRPLDRFVADFVGEGVLLPGVVAEGGKVKIELGVIDGSMPEDCCLGCTADVLVRPDDVLHDDASSTKATVLAKAFRGAQFLYTLALPSGQKVLSLVPSHHNHAVGEDIGIRLEIDHVIAFKRG is encoded by the coding sequence ATGCTGAAAATATCTGATCTTGCGATTCGCCTTGGCGGGCGCACCGTGGTGGACAATCTGTCTCTGCATTTACAAGTGGGCGAAATTGGCTGTCTGTTGGGGGCTTCCGGCTGTGGTAAAACCACCGTTTTGAGAGCGATTGCAGGTTTTGAAAAACCGGCTGCGGGCGAGATGACGCTGGCAGGCCATAAAGTCAGTAGCGCAGCGAAAATGCTGCCGCCGGAGCAGCGTCAGATTGGCATGGTGTTTCAGGATTACGCGCTTTTCCCTCATCTTACTGTGGCGGGCAATATTGCCTTTGGCCTGAGGGGCGAAAGCAAAACAGAGCAAGACAAACGCGTGGCCGATGCTTTGCAACTGGTGGGCCTGGGTCATGTGGAACATCGCTATCCGCATGAATTATCAGGTGGCCAGCAGCAGCGTGTGGCACTGGCCCGTGCACTGGCCCCGCGCCCGCAGCTGTTATTGCTGGACGAGCCTTTTTCAAATTTAGATGTGGAGCTGCGCGAAAGGCTGGGGCAGGAAGTGCGCGCTATATTAAAGGCTGCGGGCATGACGGCAATTTTAGTCACCCACGATCAGCGGGAAGCCTTTGCCGTGGCCGATAAAGTAGGGGTGATGGCTGAAGGTAAAATTCGCCAATGGGCCACGCCTTATGATTTATACCACCGGCCACTTGATCGTTTTGTAGCTGATTTTGTGGGCGAAGGGGTGCTGCTGCCCGGCGTAGTGGCTGAGGGCGGTAAAGTGAAAATTGAGCTGGGCGTGATTGATGGCTCTATGCCGGAGGATTGCTGCCTAGGATGCACGGCGGATGTGCTGGTTCGCCCTGACGATGTGTTGCATGACGATGCAAGCAGTACAAAAGCCACTGTGCTGGCTAAGGCTTTTCGTGGTGCACAATTTCTTTACACCTTAGCCCTGCCATCAGGTCAAAAAGTATTATCGCTGGTGCCAAGCCACCACAATCATGCAGTAGGCGAGGATATTGGCATTCGCTTGGAAATTGACCACGTTATTGCATTTAAGCGGGGCTAG
- a CDS encoding SDR family NAD(P)-dependent oxidoreductase, which produces MDLKLAGKVAIVTGASRGIGRAIAERLSQEGVKLVLAARSAQLLQELADSCVSEALIFPADLRNEATPQALIDFAIEQFGALHLLVNNAGATKRGDFLQLSEADWQDGFALKFFSTVRCSKAAWPHLRRHQGAIVNIVGVGGRTGSAEFAIGGAVNAGLLNLSKVLADKGIVEGVKVNAINPGSIATDRLQLRIKNTALEKNISHEEAALAMAQKLGVARFGRPEEIAAAVAFLASPLSDYCQGSVLDVDGGQTRTL; this is translated from the coding sequence ATGGATCTAAAACTAGCCGGCAAAGTAGCCATTGTTACCGGAGCAAGCCGTGGAATTGGCCGTGCCATCGCCGAGCGCCTGTCTCAAGAGGGAGTAAAGCTGGTTCTGGCCGCCAGATCGGCGCAATTATTACAAGAGCTGGCGGATTCCTGTGTTTCTGAAGCACTTATTTTCCCCGCAGATTTACGTAATGAAGCCACCCCTCAGGCTTTAATTGATTTTGCCATTGAGCAATTCGGGGCGCTTCATTTATTGGTTAATAACGCCGGTGCCACCAAACGTGGTGATTTTTTGCAATTAAGCGAGGCCGATTGGCAGGATGGTTTTGCTTTAAAGTTTTTTAGCACGGTGCGCTGTTCAAAAGCCGCATGGCCTCATTTAAGAAGGCATCAAGGCGCAATTGTTAATATTGTTGGCGTAGGTGGCCGCACTGGCAGTGCCGAATTTGCAATTGGCGGAGCGGTGAATGCGGGCCTACTTAATTTAAGCAAGGTGCTCGCTGATAAAGGCATTGTTGAAGGCGTAAAAGTGAATGCCATTAATCCCGGCTCAATTGCCACGGATCGATTGCAACTTAGAATCAAAAACACAGCGCTTGAAAAAAACATCAGCCATGAAGAAGCTGCTTTGGCGATGGCTCAAAAATTAGGGGTGGCACGATTTGGCAGGCCTGAAGAAATTGCCGCCGCAGTGGCTTTTTTAGCCTCGCCACTTTCTGATTACTGTCAGGGCAGTGTGCTGGATGTGGATGGCGGGCAAACCAGAACGCTTTAA
- a CDS encoding GNAT family N-acetyltransferase, producing MLIRKLIPTDAAALKAIRLDAVQESPTSFMPNAEEVRARSVESFAQLLSDPQDAVYGVFIEDDLIAIAGLRRNSAAKLKHKANIFGVYTQASQRQKGIARRLLLTLLDDAYSDPSIVQITLSVNTANDNAKSLYESMGFEQYGLEKNAMLVDGVFIHEAHLVLYVPGRLAQLN from the coding sequence ATGCTAATTAGAAAATTGATTCCCACTGACGCTGCTGCCCTTAAGGCAATTCGCCTAGATGCAGTGCAGGAATCCCCTACTTCATTTATGCCCAATGCAGAAGAAGTGCGCGCCCGAAGTGTTGAAAGCTTTGCGCAGCTGCTGAGTGATCCGCAAGATGCCGTTTATGGTGTTTTTATAGAGGATGATTTAATTGCAATTGCCGGATTAAGGCGAAATAGCGCAGCAAAATTAAAGCATAAAGCAAATATATTTGGCGTTTATACCCAAGCCTCTCAAAGGCAAAAAGGCATTGCCCGGCGTTTATTATTAACGCTGCTCGATGATGCTTATTCAGACCCCTCGATTGTGCAAATCACCCTGAGTGTGAATACAGCAAATGACAATGCAAAATCACTGTATGAATCTATGGGGTTTGAGCAGTACGGCCTAGAGAAAAACGCCATGCTGGTGGATGGGGTATTTATTCATGAGGCGCATCTGGTGCTTTATGTGCCGGGCAGGTTGGCGCAGTTAAACTAA
- a CDS encoding peptidylprolyl isomerase: MFKHIVWLILALISSSLHAQISHPPSRIAAKLNGEALFQFSLNNMQQLSSNSPLSAADQLSQMLRQRLLAAEARRLYSTEALHPASRIAFARDTAIEDRLASSLRALYGKEIEQAVKTLPGSSLKSLYIEENTLTAAQQQAVFGPKQQINLEYALNSEQIKQAKEITLLRYQLTTQDSLTLYDIYHRQNVQGRIELYAKNQEHLNQQIQIAFANLFTIDWANKKFGSEAVNDYRRSLKDQEDTEALMKIYGIGDQHDRSDHLEQLAKKTNPAEIADYYRKHKNEFKRIAKVKARHIRVNNEALAKTLILQLKLGEDFATIARQHSIASDADKGGDLGWITHQGALNWVEQIAFSQTELSQAFRAPVGPNEKATWEIIKVEQRVEDYQAADSESVRYAASAQIALQKSRAQFKRLMNQQWQNAKIEVNPSIGKIRLN; encoded by the coding sequence ATGTTTAAACATATCGTCTGGCTGATACTGGCGTTGATCAGCAGCAGCCTCCATGCGCAAATCAGCCACCCGCCCAGCCGCATTGCAGCAAAACTGAACGGCGAGGCGCTGTTTCAATTCAGCCTGAATAATATGCAACAGCTGAGCAGCAATTCCCCGCTTAGCGCGGCAGATCAGCTAAGCCAAATGCTGCGCCAGCGTTTACTGGCCGCCGAAGCACGCCGTCTGTATTCGACCGAAGCCCTTCACCCCGCCAGCCGCATTGCCTTTGCCCGCGACACCGCCATCGAAGACAGACTGGCCTCCTCATTACGCGCCCTCTACGGCAAAGAAATTGAACAAGCAGTCAAAACCCTACCCGGCAGCTCACTCAAAAGCCTGTATATCGAAGAAAACACCCTAACTGCAGCACAACAGCAAGCCGTCTTTGGCCCCAAGCAGCAAATCAATCTGGAATACGCCTTAAATTCTGAGCAAATCAAACAAGCCAAAGAAATCACACTATTGCGCTATCAGCTCACCACTCAAGACAGCCTCACCCTATACGATATTTACCACCGGCAAAATGTACAGGGCCGGATCGAGCTATACGCCAAGAATCAAGAACATTTAAATCAGCAAATTCAAATTGCCTTTGCCAATTTATTTACAATTGACTGGGCAAATAAAAAATTTGGCTCAGAAGCCGTCAATGATTACCGCCGCAGCTTAAAAGACCAAGAAGACACCGAAGCGCTGATGAAAATTTACGGTATAGGGGATCAGCACGATCGCAGTGATCACCTGGAACAGCTGGCTAAAAAAACCAACCCTGCTGAAATAGCCGATTATTATCGCAAGCATAAAAATGAATTCAAGCGCATCGCCAAAGTGAAAGCCCGGCATATCCGCGTGAATAATGAAGCACTGGCCAAAACACTGATTCTGCAATTAAAACTGGGCGAAGATTTTGCAACCATCGCCCGGCAACACTCAATTGCCAGCGATGCAGACAAAGGAGGAGATTTAGGCTGGATTACGCATCAGGGCGCATTAAACTGGGTTGAGCAAATTGCCTTCAGCCAGACCGAATTATCCCAAGCCTTTCGCGCGCCCGTGGGACCGAATGAAAAAGCCACATGGGAAATCATTAAAGTAGAGCAACGCGTTGAAGATTATCAGGCTGCAGATTCAGAATCGGTGCGCTATGCCGCCAGCGCACAAATTGCACTGCAAAAATCCAGAGCGCAATTTAAGCGCCTGATGAATCAGCAATGGCAAAATGCAAAAATTGAAGTCAACCCATCCATAGGCAAAATCAGGCTGAATTAA